Proteins encoded in a region of the Prunus persica cultivar Lovell chromosome G4, Prunus_persica_NCBIv2, whole genome shotgun sequence genome:
- the LOC18779366 gene encoding uncharacterized protein LOC18779366, giving the protein MLQNEMANPHSTTFVYQETRVRQHLSIVISSVFFIIHMPWKLPSFVCVLLQSESWCSAMRGHLFPLHTFSSRSSSLLRSLTACHNQRYQSSQVSKGEHSSHMNIEERAPSTAEEFKRVAEEKLKKAEQGVASQTADKTCDATEETTLGDSSVDSVKNRFKQHEPGAADYRRRSHDD; this is encoded by the exons ATGCTCCAGAATGAAATGGCAAATCCACACAGTACCACGTTTGTGTACCAGGAGACACGTGTACGCCAACATCTCAGCATTGTcatttcttctgttttcttcATAATCCATATGCCTTGGAAACTTCCTTCATTTGTCTGTGTCTTATTGCAATCTGAGAGCTGGTGTTCAGCCATGAGAGGCCATCTTTTTCCTCTGCACACCTTCTCATCAAGGTCCTCCTCACTTTTGAGGTCCTTAACAGCATGCCACAACCAG AGGTACCAAAGCAGTCAAGTTAGCAAGGGAGAGCACAGCAGCCACATGAATATAGAAGAGAGAGCACCTTCAACAGCTGAGGAGTTCAAAAGAGTTGCTGAGGAGAAGCTGAAGAAGGCAGAGCAAGGTGTAGCTAGTCAAACTGCTGACAAGACATGTGATGCGACAGAGGAAACTACCTTGGGTGACTCCAGCGTTGACTCTGTCAAGAACAGGTTCAAGCAACATGAACCTGGTGCTGCTGATTACAGAAGGAGGTCACATGATGACTGA
- the LOC18778977 gene encoding endoglucanase 11: protein MEDNKKQGIVLQQWCALLSIFALISSSQSFDYGDALSKSLLYFESQRSGRLPYNQRVTWRHHSGLTDGLEQGVDLVGGYYDAGDNVKFGLPMAFTITMLSWGVIEYGGEMEEAGEYKHALEAIKWGTDYFIKAHTHPNVLWGEVGDGFTDHYCWQRPEDMTTSRQAYKVDENNPGSDIAGETAAAMAAAAIVFRKTNPHYSGLLLHHAQQLFELGDKYRGKYDESIEVVKGHYTSWSGYMDELLWAALWLYKATNNEDYLKYALNNAQAFGGTTWAIKEFSWDVKYAGVQIIASMLLKEEKHKQHMHILEQYRSKAEFYICACLDKNNVTNVQRTPGGLLYIRQWNNMQYVSNAAFLLTTYSDYLQATHQNLTCDKGQVGPQELLSFAKSQVDYILGSNPTAMSYLVGYGPKYPQRLHHRGASIESYKRNKGFIGCTEGYDSWYGMHDPNPNVLVGALVGGPDGNDGFRDERWNYMQTEACTYNTATLVGVLAKLDRLEGDYLSLNQPLIASS from the exons atggaggacAATAAGAAGCAAGGTATTGTCCTCCAACAATGGTGTGCTCTACTCTCCATCTTTGCTCTCATTTCCTCATCTCAGTCCTTCGACTACGGCGACGCCCTCTCCAAGAGCCTCCTCTACTTTGAGTCCCAGCGTTCTGGGCGCCTACCCTACAACCAAAGGGTCACTTGGCGTCACCATTCTGGCCTTACCGATGGCCTTGAACAAGGG GTGGACTTGGTGGGAGGGTACTATGATGCTGGTGACAATGTGAAATTTGGTCTGCCAATGGCATTTACCATAACAATGCTGTCTTGGGGTGTGATTGAATACGGCGGAGAAATGGAGGAAGCTGGAGAGTATAAGCATGCTTTGGAAGCCATCAAATGGGGGACTGATTATTTCATCAAGGCCCATACTCACCCAAATGTTTTGTGGGGTGAG GTGGGTGATGGATTTACGGATCACTACTGTTGGCAAAGGCCTGAGGACATGACCACGTCTCGTCAAGCCTACAAGGTTGATGAGAACAACCCCGGATCAGATATTGCCGGCGAGACAGCGGCGGCAATGGCGGCAGCTGCCATTGTGTTTAGGAAAACCAACCCACATTACTCTGGCCTACTCTTGCACCATGCACAACAG TTGTTTGAGCTTGGTGACAAGTACAGGGGGAAGTATGATGAGAGCATTGAAGTGGTCAAGGGGCACTACACATCTTGGAGTGGGTACATGGATGAGTTGCTGTGGGCAGCTTTGTGGTTGTACAAGGCCACAAACAATGAAGATTATTTGAAGTATGCTTTGAACAATGCTCAGGCTTTTGGAGGCACCACTTGGGCCATCAAAGAGTTTAGCTGGGATGTTAAGTATGCTGGTGTTCAGATCATTGCTTCAATG ttgcTAAAAGAGGAGAAGCATAAGCAACACATGCACATACTGGAACAATACCGTTCAAAAGCAGAGTTTTACATTTGTGCTTGCCTTGACAAAAACAATGTCACTAATGTGCAACGCACCCCAGGAGGCTTATTGTACATCCGCCAGTGGAACAACATGCAGTATGTTTCCAACGCAGCATTTCTACTCACGACATACTCTGATTATCTCCAAGCCACTCATCAGAATCTAACTTGTGATAAAGGGCAGGTGGGCCCACAAGAACTCCTATCTTTTGCCAAATCACAGGTTGATTACATTTTGGGGTCTAATCCAACGGCCATGAGTTACTTGGTGGGTTATGGTCCAAAATACCCCCAAAGGCTGCACCACAGAGGAGCATCTATAGAGTCCTACAAGAGGAACAAAGGATTTATTGGGTGCACTGAGGGGTATGATAGCTGGTATGGGATGCATGATCCAAACCCAAATGTGCTTGTTGGGGCCCTAGTTGGTGGGCCAGATGGCAATGATGGATTCAGGGATGAAAGGTGGAATTACATGCAGACTGAGGCATGTACTTACAATACAGCAACATTAGTTGGGGTTCTTGCTAAATTGGATAGATTAGAAGGTGATTATCTGTCTCTTAATCAACCATTAATAGCTTCTAGCTAG
- the LOC18779350 gene encoding small ubiquitin-related modifier 1, with translation MSGVTNQEEDKKPTDQSAHINLKVKGQDGNEVFFRIKRSTQLKKLMNAYCDRQSVEFNSIAFLFDGRRLRAEQTPDELEMEDGDEIDAMLHQTGGAFA, from the exons atGTCAGGCGTCACAAATCAGGAGGAGGACAAGAAGCCCACCGACCAGTCCGCTCACATCAACCTCAAAGTCAAGGGCCAG GATGGGAATGAAGTGTTCTTCAGGATTAAGAGAAGTACCCAACTGAAGAAGCTCATGAATGCTTACTGTGATCGACAGTCGGTGGAGTTCAATTCTATTGCTTTCTTGTTTGATGGTCGTCGTCTTAGAGCTGAGCAGACTCCAGATgag TTGGAAATGGAAGATGGGGATGAAATAGATGCAATGCTTCACCAAACTGGAGGTGCTTTTGCCTAG
- the LOC18779044 gene encoding small ubiquitin-related modifier 1, with the protein MGIGRRVPVGPQRNILGVPKQRPSYITLFVRDHLSGNDLVFRMKRSTQLRRLKIAYCDRKSVEVYRMRFAYYGVHLISSRTPDEYDLENGDVIDALPVLRGGGAP; encoded by the exons ATGGGGATCGGTCGCAGAGTTCCAGTCGGACCACAGAGAAACATTTTGGGCGTACCAAAACAGCGTCCCTCCTACATTACGCTCTTTGTCCGTGACCACCTG AGTGGAAATGATTTAGTGTTCAGGATGAAGAGAAGCACTCAGCTGAGGAGGCTTAAGATTGCTTACTGTGATCGAAAGTCGGTAGAGGTCTACCGTATGAGATTCGCTTACTATGGTGTTCATCTTATATCCAGCCGGACTCCAGATGAG TATGATCTTGAGAATGGAGATGTAATTGATGCACTTCCGGTGctaagaggaggaggagcgcCATGA
- the LOC18779036 gene encoding small ubiquitin-related modifier 2, which yields MGVGRRVPVGAQRNMLGVPKRPTRILLLVKDPWENFIVFRIKRSTQLKKLLIAYCDKKSVELDNMRFVHNGRLVRPNLTPDEHEMESGDVIYAFPVLLG from the exons ATGGGGGTAGGTCGCAGAGTCCCAGTCGGAGCACAGAGAAATATGTTGGGCGTCCCAAAGCGGCCCACCCGCATCCTGCTCTTAGTGAAGGACCCG TGGGAAAATTTTATAGTGTTCAGGATCAAGAGAAGCACTCAACTGAAGAAGCTTCTGATTGCTTACTGTGATAAGAAGTCGGTGGAGTTGGACAATATGAGATTCGTGCACAATGGTCGTCTTGTTAGACCCAACCTGACCCCAGATGAG CATGAAATGGAAAGTGGGGATGTAATTTATGCATTTCCGGTCCTATTAGGATGA
- the LOC18779864 gene encoding glucan endo-1,3-beta-glucosidase 14: MSMATFTFPFFLSLLLLPLSSLLTFAAENTTGTIGINYGRIANNLPPPEKVVALLKSQGINKVKLYDTDAAVLTALANSGINVVVALPNELLSSAANDPSFADKWVQANISQYHPQTQIEAIAVGNEVFADPNNTTKFLVPAINNLQSALVKHNLSSSIKLSSPIALSALQNSYPSSSGSFKPDLIEPAVKPLLDFLSKTSSYLMINAYPFFAYEANADEISLDYALFRTNPGNVDSGNGLRYNSLMEAQLDAVFAAMSALGYDDVKLVVTETGWPSNGDENEIGSGKANAAAYNGNLVKRVLTGGGTPLKPKDPLNVYLFALFNENQKPGPTSERNYGLFYPDEGKVYDIPLTLAGLNGAQSNPVNESKAQVPTTAPSSGNTWCVANVNAGEEKLQAGLDYACGEGGADCRSIQEGSTCFNPNTLEAHASYAFNSYYQKKARGTGTCDFGGAAHVVAQPPRYGTCEYPTGY; encoded by the exons ATGAGCATGGCCACCTTCACGTTCCCGTTCTTTCTCTCACTCCTCCTCCTCCCGCTCTCCTCACTCTTGACTTTTGCAGCTG AAAACACAACAGGTACAATTGGAATCAACTACGGCCGAATAGCCAACAATTTACCGCCACCGGAAAAAGTAGTGGCGCTCCTCAAGTCCCAAGGCATCAACAAAGTCAAGCTCTATGACACTGACGCTGCCGTCCTCACCGCCCTTGCCAACTCCGGCATAAACGTCGTCGTCGCTCTCCCCAACGAGCTCCTCTCCTCCGCCGCCAACGACCCCTCCTTCGCCGACAAATGGGTCCAAGCCAACATCTCCCAATACCACCCGCAGACCCAAATCGAAGCCATCGCCGTCGGCAACGAAGTCTTCGCCGACCCAAACAACACCACCAAATTCCTCGTCCCCGCCATTAACAACCTCCAATCTGCTCTCGTCAAGCACAATCTAAGCTCCTCAATCAAGCTCTCTTCCCCAATTGCCCTCAGCGCGCTCCAGAATTCGTACCCGTCTTCTTCCGGATCCTTCAAACCGGATCTAATCGAACCCGCGGTTAAACCTTTGCTGGACTTTTTAAGCAAAACGTCGTCGTATTTGATGATAAATGCGTACCCCTTTTTCGCGTACGAGGCCAACGCTGACGAGATCTCTCTAGACTACGCCTTGTTTCGGACCAACCCGGGTAACGTGGATTCGGGTAACGGGTTGCGTTATAATAGTTTGATGGAGGCCCAACTCGACGCCGTTTTCGCTGCCATGTCAGCTCTCGGATACGATGACGTTAAGTTGGTGGTGACGGAGACCGGGTGGCCTTCCAATGGCGACGAGAACGAGATTGGCTCGGGGAAAGCTAACGCCGCGGCGTATAACGGAAACTTGGTGAAAAGAGTTTTGACAGGGGGTGGGACCCCCTTGAAGCCCAAGGACCCACTCAACGTGTATTTATTTGCTCTGTTTAATGAGAACCAGAAGCCCGGGCCCACATCAGAGAGGAATTACGGGCTGTTTTATCCGGATGAAGGGAAAGTGTACGACATACCCCTTACTCTCGCGGGCCTGAATGGGGCCCAGTCAAATCCGGTAAACGAGAGCAAGGCCCAGGTTCCAACTACGGCGCCGTCTAGTGGGAACACGTGGTGCGTGGCGAATGTGAATGCAGGGGAGGAGAAGCTTCAGGCTGGACTGGATTACGCATGCGGAGAGGGCGGGGCTGATTGCCGTTCAATTCAGGAAGGCTCCACGTGTTTCAATCCAAATACGCTTGAGGCACACGCTTCGTACGCCTTTAATAGTTACTATCAGAAGAAGGCACGTGGAACTGGTACGTGCGATTTTGGTGGCGCCGCGCACGTTGTTGCTCAACCTCCAA GGTATGGGACGTGCGAGTACCCAACAGGTTActga